The Verrucomicrobium spinosum DSM 4136 = JCM 18804 genome includes a region encoding these proteins:
- a CDS encoding phytanoyl-CoA dioxygenase family protein — MASNPSFKCAGFTRLPAVFSAAECDRMKQVLGTVAGAGRRGLMEVPAVRELVGSEQVRDCLLPHLAGAPRLVRAIYFDKSPAANWLVPWHQDLTFAVRERKDVPGFGPWSMKDGVPHVQPPVALLEAVVTMRIHLDACDAENGALKVLPGTHGVGRLGAEQIQDCRNRVKETLCEMDVGDVLLMRPLLLHASGKSTSDRHRRILHLEFCGVDLPGGLEWSE, encoded by the coding sequence ATGGCATCGAACCCCAGTTTTAAATGCGCGGGATTCACCCGGCTTCCTGCCGTTTTTTCCGCCGCGGAGTGCGACCGTATGAAGCAGGTGCTGGGCACGGTGGCCGGTGCCGGTCGTCGGGGTCTCATGGAAGTGCCCGCCGTGCGGGAACTCGTGGGCTCAGAGCAGGTGAGGGATTGCCTGCTGCCACATCTGGCGGGAGCCCCCCGGTTGGTTCGAGCCATTTACTTCGACAAATCTCCCGCAGCCAACTGGCTCGTGCCCTGGCACCAAGATCTGACGTTTGCGGTGCGGGAGAGGAAGGACGTGCCGGGGTTCGGCCCCTGGAGCATGAAGGACGGGGTGCCGCATGTGCAACCGCCAGTGGCGTTGCTGGAGGCGGTCGTCACCATGAGGATTCATCTGGACGCCTGTGACGCGGAGAACGGGGCTCTCAAGGTCCTGCCAGGCACCCATGGGGTGGGAAGGCTTGGGGCAGAGCAGATTCAGGATTGCCGGAACCGCGTGAAGGAAACGCTGTGCGAGATGGACGTCGGGGACGTTTTGTTGATGCGTCCGCTGCTGCTGCATGCTTCGGGGAAGTCCACTTCGGACCGGCACCGCCGCATTCTGCATCTTGAGTTCTGCGGCGTGGATCTGCCAGGCGGGCTTGAATGGAGCGAATGA
- the queG gene encoding tRNA epoxyqueuosine(34) reductase QueG — MPPAVLKSELQELSRELGFSDCRVALALPAAHRELYEQWVADGKYGDMAWMARNVERRMDPRLVLPGAKSIVVFALNYFQGPGPQPGQLEGRIARYAWNNDYHDLIDKMLKAVNSFLESRGGTQRFYVDTGPVLERDFASESGLGWGGKSTMQIHRSLGTWFFLAEILTTLELEPDSPAHDLCGKCTRCITACPTQAITAPRRMDARRCISYLTIESKSPIPLEFRRAIGDRLYGCDECLTACPWNRFAQTSHEAWFQARESVFGMHLRDMLTLDDDAFRALFAKSPIKRIKRPAFLRNVCVVLGNIGTAEDLPSLECAAHDEHPLISEHAQWALEEIRLRMKDGMSPPTAMASL; from the coding sequence ATGCCCCCTGCCGTTCTCAAGTCAGAACTTCAGGAGCTGTCTCGCGAGCTCGGGTTCTCGGACTGCCGGGTCGCCCTCGCCCTGCCGGCAGCGCATCGGGAGCTGTATGAGCAGTGGGTGGCCGATGGCAAATATGGCGACATGGCCTGGATGGCCCGCAATGTGGAGCGGCGCATGGACCCCCGCCTGGTACTACCGGGGGCAAAGTCCATCGTCGTCTTTGCGCTGAACTACTTCCAAGGCCCCGGCCCCCAGCCCGGCCAGTTGGAAGGCCGCATTGCGCGCTACGCGTGGAACAACGACTATCACGACCTCATCGACAAGATGCTCAAGGCCGTGAACAGCTTCCTGGAAAGCCGCGGCGGCACCCAGCGCTTCTACGTGGACACTGGGCCGGTATTGGAACGCGACTTTGCCAGTGAGTCAGGACTCGGCTGGGGCGGGAAGAGCACCATGCAGATCCACCGCTCCCTCGGCACCTGGTTCTTCCTGGCGGAGATCCTCACCACCCTGGAGCTGGAGCCAGATTCTCCCGCTCACGATCTCTGTGGCAAGTGCACCCGCTGCATCACCGCCTGCCCCACCCAGGCCATCACCGCCCCGCGCCGCATGGACGCCCGTCGGTGCATCTCCTACCTCACGATCGAGAGCAAGAGCCCCATCCCGCTCGAGTTCCGCCGCGCCATCGGTGACCGCCTCTACGGTTGCGATGAGTGCCTCACCGCCTGCCCGTGGAACCGCTTTGCCCAGACCTCCCACGAAGCCTGGTTCCAGGCCCGCGAGTCCGTGTTCGGCATGCACCTCCGCGACATGCTGACCCTTGATGACGACGCCTTCCGCGCCCTCTTCGCCAAGTCTCCCATCAAGCGCATCAAGCGCCCCGCCTTCCTCCGCAACGTCTGCGTGGTTTTAGGAAACATCGGCACCGCCGAAGACCTCCCCTCGCTGGAGTGCGCCGCCCATGACGAGCACCCGCTGATTTCCGAGCACGCGCAGTGGGCGCTGGAGGAGATCCGGTTGAGAATGAAGGATGGCATGAGCCCTCCAACAGCAATGGCGAGTCTCTGA
- a CDS encoding DegT/DnrJ/EryC1/StrS family aminotransferase: MAPSIPLFSVFMSPEAIARSVEVLGCGFIGQGPQVEAFESKLKDWVTSPHVLTLNSGTSALHLALRLAGVEHGDEVISTAMTCMATNVPILANGARIVWADINPKTGNLCPKSVAEKITPKTKAIVCVDWGGYPCDFTELRAIADQHKIALIEDAAHAFGATYKNQKMAALPDFTTFSFQAIKHVTTVDGGALICRSEEDYKRGKLLRWYGIDRDVPRKDFRCEEDVLEFGYKFHMNDVAASIGVAQLDHAARIVGAHQKNGETYRAAFAGREERGLELLDYKDDRKSAFWLFTMLVDNREEFMKFMAERGITVSQVHARNDRHTVFRDFQTELPGVDAFSTRQVNLPVGWWLKEDQVQHIISTVDEFFPKSR; the protein is encoded by the coding sequence ATGGCTCCATCAATCCCGTTGTTCAGTGTCTTCATGTCTCCAGAGGCAATTGCGCGCAGCGTCGAAGTGCTCGGCTGCGGCTTCATTGGCCAGGGGCCCCAAGTGGAAGCGTTTGAATCGAAATTGAAAGATTGGGTGACGTCGCCACACGTTCTCACGCTCAATTCGGGCACTTCCGCCCTCCACCTCGCGCTCCGCCTGGCGGGGGTTGAGCACGGTGATGAAGTGATCTCGACCGCCATGACCTGCATGGCAACGAACGTTCCCATCCTTGCCAATGGTGCGCGGATCGTGTGGGCGGACATCAATCCCAAGACTGGCAACCTCTGCCCGAAGAGTGTGGCGGAAAAGATCACGCCGAAAACCAAGGCGATCGTTTGCGTGGACTGGGGCGGCTATCCCTGCGACTTTACCGAACTGCGCGCCATCGCGGATCAGCACAAGATCGCCCTCATCGAAGACGCTGCCCACGCCTTTGGCGCCACTTACAAGAACCAGAAGATGGCGGCACTCCCTGACTTTACCACTTTCTCCTTCCAGGCGATCAAACACGTCACGACCGTGGATGGTGGAGCCCTCATCTGCCGGTCGGAAGAGGACTACAAACGGGGCAAGCTTTTGAGGTGGTACGGAATCGACCGCGACGTCCCCCGGAAGGACTTCCGCTGCGAAGAGGATGTCCTTGAATTCGGCTACAAATTCCACATGAACGACGTGGCCGCGAGCATCGGTGTTGCCCAGCTCGACCACGCAGCCCGCATCGTGGGTGCCCACCAGAAGAACGGCGAAACGTACCGGGCGGCTTTCGCCGGGCGCGAAGAGAGAGGACTGGAGTTGCTGGACTACAAGGACGACCGCAAATCTGCCTTCTGGCTCTTCACCATGCTGGTGGACAATCGCGAGGAGTTCATGAAGTTCATGGCGGAGCGCGGCATCACCGTCTCCCAGGTTCATGCCAGGAACGACCGCCACACTGTATTCCGCGATTTCCAGACGGAGCTCCCCGGCGTCGATGCCTTCTCCACCCGCCAGGTCAACCTCCCCGTGGGGTGGTGGCTCAAGGAGGATCAGGTCCAGCACATCATCAGCACGGTGGACGAGTTCTTTCCTAAATCCCGATGA
- a CDS encoding GNAT family N-acetyltransferase — MNDVRIEEMASLADALAVARIRNDCREWLTNFTGHISPLTQARWWKRKYSRQAPKHYFVWLARTPEGLPCAYTALAYEPEGGLLTVCVSPEFRRQGLGVDLLNFLRRQDWPPQVPRKLVAVVRNDNERSLNLHKKLGFQFTGNDSPTLMRFELGLDAA; from the coding sequence ATGAACGACGTCCGTATTGAGGAAATGGCGTCCCTGGCTGACGCCCTGGCGGTAGCGCGGATCCGCAATGACTGCCGGGAGTGGTTGACCAACTTCACCGGCCACATCAGCCCCCTCACTCAGGCGCGCTGGTGGAAGAGGAAATACTCCCGGCAGGCCCCAAAGCACTACTTCGTCTGGCTGGCCAGAACTCCGGAGGGCCTCCCCTGTGCCTACACCGCCCTGGCTTACGAGCCGGAGGGGGGCCTTCTCACCGTGTGCGTGTCCCCCGAGTTTCGCCGTCAGGGGCTCGGCGTGGATTTGCTCAACTTCCTCAGGCGTCAGGACTGGCCGCCGCAGGTGCCGCGCAAGCTGGTGGCCGTGGTCCGCAACGACAACGAGAGATCCTTGAATCTGCACAAGAAGTTGGGATTTCAGTTTACCGGGAACGACTCTCCCACACTTATGCGTTTTGAACTGGGTCTCGACGCCGCCTGA
- a CDS encoding efflux transporter outer membrane subunit, producing MAPRCFLLPLGFTLLLSAAGCVSSDPLGAERKAGDLEVVKSGAPRQWSVGASVSSSSATGWLGDFDDPDLQRLVRLALERNHDLKAAANRVTQARAQAKAAGAELWPQVGVDFGGRRNQSASGQRFVGSGVRSNRFEMGADISWELDLWGRLRDQRGASAAGAEAAQEDLYAAQLSLAGTTVKSALTLAETRAQIQLSEENIATRRINLGVLEKQLDRGIDTEQVALDVSLARADLARAEATLASRKREADEARRGLELLLGAYPAGKEHGVADLPGMRKNVPAGLPSEMLLRRPDLRAMERRLESALRSESGAKKAFLPSFSLTGSGGLSSDELSLLLQREAVVWSLAGSVAQQVFQGGRLRANAEEARARYDEILSTYSGRALQAFKEVEGALAAEIYLKEQESALTTAAAEAERAVELAISRYSRGLSDALTVLDSRQRAFDARSALLAVQALRLRNRVDLHLALGGSF from the coding sequence ATGGCCCCCCGCTGCTTTCTTCTGCCTCTTGGGTTTACGCTGCTGCTTTCTGCGGCAGGGTGCGTCTCGTCTGATCCCCTGGGGGCTGAACGCAAGGCGGGAGATTTAGAGGTCGTGAAGTCTGGAGCGCCGCGTCAATGGTCTGTCGGAGCGAGCGTCTCATCATCAAGTGCCACCGGATGGTTGGGAGATTTCGATGATCCCGACCTCCAGCGTCTGGTGCGGCTGGCGCTGGAACGCAATCATGACTTGAAGGCGGCGGCCAACAGAGTCACTCAGGCGAGGGCTCAAGCCAAGGCCGCAGGGGCGGAACTCTGGCCTCAGGTGGGTGTGGACTTTGGCGGGCGGCGCAACCAGAGTGCCTCCGGACAGCGATTCGTCGGCTCTGGCGTGCGGAGCAACCGCTTTGAAATGGGCGCAGACATCAGTTGGGAGCTGGACCTCTGGGGACGCCTGCGAGACCAGCGCGGCGCCTCGGCGGCAGGGGCCGAGGCAGCGCAGGAGGATCTGTATGCCGCCCAGTTGTCCCTGGCGGGGACGACGGTGAAATCCGCCCTCACCCTGGCGGAGACCCGGGCCCAGATTCAGCTCTCGGAAGAGAACATTGCCACCCGCCGCATCAACCTCGGGGTTCTGGAAAAGCAACTGGACCGGGGGATCGATACCGAACAGGTGGCGCTGGATGTGAGTCTGGCGCGGGCAGACCTGGCCCGTGCGGAAGCTACGCTGGCCTCCCGCAAGCGGGAGGCGGATGAAGCGCGGCGGGGGCTGGAACTGCTGCTGGGGGCTTACCCGGCGGGCAAGGAACATGGGGTGGCGGATCTGCCTGGTATGCGCAAGAACGTGCCGGCGGGCCTGCCTTCGGAGATGCTGCTGCGCCGCCCAGATCTGCGGGCGATGGAGCGCCGCCTGGAATCAGCCCTGCGTTCGGAGAGTGGGGCAAAGAAGGCTTTTCTGCCCAGCTTCAGTCTCACCGGCTCTGGAGGCCTGAGCAGTGATGAGCTGTCCCTGCTGCTCCAGCGTGAGGCCGTGGTCTGGAGCCTGGCGGGAAGTGTTGCCCAGCAGGTCTTTCAGGGCGGAAGGCTGCGGGCCAATGCCGAGGAGGCACGCGCCAGGTACGATGAAATACTTTCCACCTACTCGGGCCGGGCCCTCCAGGCCTTCAAGGAGGTGGAAGGAGCCCTGGCGGCCGAGATTTACCTCAAGGAGCAGGAGTCGGCACTGACCACTGCGGCGGCTGAGGCGGAGCGTGCGGTGGAGCTGGCGATCAGCCGCTACAGCCGGGGGCTGAGCGATGCCCTCACGGTGCTGGACTCCCGTCAGCGGGCCTTTGATGCCCGCAGTGCCCTGCTTGCCGTCCAGGCCTTGCGATTAAGGAACCGGGTCGATCTCCATCTGGCCCTGGGCGGCTCGTTTTAG
- a CDS encoding PIN domain-containing protein, with translation MIATYVLVDYENAQPARIPELAKARHKVLVFLKGNQDTVSLELATALQRLGANGEYVRAPGEGQLALDLHIAYYLGKLTCDNPHARIHVVSNDSRFDPLIEHLRNNHQAAVSRSDSLDAVVAAQTLIPPPLERLLESAELWLSNQPHHGPRTHAKLHNSLKSFLPKSVTKAERQLMITALRERGYFSTEGNKLVWPGDIPLPTQRPNAPTTWQPDDESAEPHDPDAASDWDDDDIPF, from the coding sequence ATGATCGCCACCTACGTCCTGGTTGACTATGAAAACGCCCAGCCAGCCCGAATCCCCGAGCTGGCGAAGGCCCGGCACAAGGTCCTTGTCTTCCTGAAAGGGAATCAAGACACCGTATCGCTGGAACTGGCAACCGCCCTCCAAAGGCTTGGGGCGAATGGCGAGTACGTACGCGCCCCAGGGGAAGGGCAACTGGCACTCGATCTTCACATCGCCTACTACTTGGGCAAGCTCACGTGCGACAACCCTCATGCCCGTATCCATGTCGTCTCCAACGATTCGCGGTTCGATCCTCTGATCGAGCACCTCAGGAACAACCATCAAGCTGCCGTATCTCGCAGTGACAGTCTCGATGCCGTAGTCGCGGCACAGACTCTCATCCCTCCCCCGCTTGAACGGCTCCTCGAATCAGCCGAACTTTGGTTGAGCAATCAACCGCATCACGGACCTCGCACCCATGCCAAGCTGCACAACAGCCTGAAATCCTTTCTGCCCAAGTCCGTCACCAAAGCAGAGCGCCAGCTCATGATCACTGCACTGCGAGAACGAGGGTATTTTTCCACCGAGGGGAACAAACTCGTCTGGCCGGGAGATATTCCCCTTCCAACCCAGCGCCCCAACGCTCCAACCACATGGCAACCGGACGACGAATCTGCTGAACCGCATGACCCGGATGCGGCATCGGATTGGGATGATGACGATATTCCGTTTTGA
- a CDS encoding uracil-DNA glycosylase family protein, with protein sequence MSSPAPALVKAAQELSRKLAPLQFGEPVTHVYNPLEYASVPHEQYLNRYGRAGQQIMFLGMNPGPYGMTQTGVPFGEIPAVRDWLGISSPVGKPMPEHPKRPVVGFDCPQSEVSGRRLWGLFAAKFSTADAFFDRHFVANYCPLVFMEEGGKNRTPDKLPAPEMAALYAACDEHLRKVVAALKPEWVIGVGGFAEGRAQLLKADFPNLKIGRILHPSPASPAANKDWAGNVTRTMEALGLW encoded by the coding sequence ATGTCCAGCCCCGCTCCCGCCCTCGTCAAAGCCGCCCAGGAACTCAGCCGCAAACTGGCCCCGCTCCAGTTTGGCGAGCCCGTCACGCACGTTTACAATCCCCTGGAGTACGCCTCCGTTCCACACGAGCAGTATTTGAACCGCTACGGCCGCGCCGGACAGCAGATCATGTTTCTGGGCATGAACCCCGGCCCTTACGGGATGACCCAGACGGGCGTTCCTTTTGGCGAGATCCCTGCGGTGCGCGACTGGCTCGGCATCTCCAGCCCAGTTGGCAAGCCCATGCCGGAGCATCCCAAACGCCCCGTGGTGGGTTTCGACTGCCCGCAGAGTGAGGTCAGCGGCCGCCGCCTCTGGGGGCTCTTTGCAGCCAAGTTCAGCACCGCCGACGCCTTCTTTGACCGGCACTTCGTTGCCAACTACTGCCCGCTGGTATTCATGGAAGAGGGGGGCAAAAATCGTACACCCGACAAACTACCCGCTCCCGAGATGGCCGCGCTCTACGCCGCCTGCGATGAACACCTCCGGAAGGTGGTGGCCGCCCTCAAGCCAGAGTGGGTCATAGGCGTGGGCGGCTTTGCCGAAGGACGCGCTCAGTTGCTGAAGGCAGACTTCCCAAACCTCAAGATCGGGCGCATCCTTCACCCCAGTCCCGCCAGCCCCGCCGCTAACAAGGACTGGGCGGGAAATGTGACCCGCACCATGGAGGCACTGGGTCTTTGGTGA
- a CDS encoding glycosyltransferase family 2 protein: protein MNIHQYFDAVGEDDLTIISVSFRSASLLRQNLALTRKLNPDTRVHWMVVQNTPAPDNASDLQEDDPDFYVIPGPRITKREKSNVGYGSFHHGKALNMALSYAITSHILLLDPDCFIVKDQWIREVPALMRRKQFCFWGTPYHPERLNAYNVFGRTYMYFPTAICMFIDRARLQKNLHFGLDFTPPVRGKINSFTYRDRILNAAKSHRSSVGKAIAIAREAGIRGLVDVFRLTNLKWAWDKRPDIGHLVYEQYHKKVKVGYTAMHYSRPFPAWFKLLKALVPQHCTAYPKRNHYWTKQTFAMLPPEVHERWEQFFIRDEPFAFHLGKVTYNPHKSDAALLAEVLSKQFGLEFEVASEPQAKKLELSKVG from the coding sequence ATGAACATCCATCAGTACTTCGATGCCGTGGGCGAGGATGATCTCACGATCATTTCGGTCTCCTTTCGTTCCGCTTCCCTTCTGCGACAAAATCTGGCGTTGACCCGGAAGCTCAATCCGGACACGCGGGTTCACTGGATGGTGGTGCAAAACACGCCCGCCCCGGACAACGCATCAGACCTTCAGGAAGACGACCCGGACTTCTATGTCATTCCCGGCCCTCGCATCACGAAACGCGAGAAGTCGAACGTCGGCTACGGATCCTTTCACCACGGCAAGGCGCTCAACATGGCCCTGTCCTACGCCATCACCAGCCACATCCTCCTGCTCGATCCCGATTGCTTCATCGTAAAGGACCAATGGATCCGTGAGGTTCCCGCGCTGATGAGGCGCAAGCAATTCTGCTTCTGGGGCACCCCCTATCACCCCGAGCGGTTGAATGCGTACAATGTCTTTGGTCGGACCTACATGTATTTCCCCACGGCGATTTGCATGTTCATCGACCGCGCAAGGCTTCAGAAGAACCTGCACTTCGGCCTGGATTTCACTCCACCTGTGCGGGGCAAGATCAATTCCTTCACGTACCGGGACCGCATCCTGAACGCCGCCAAGAGCCACCGCTCATCCGTTGGCAAAGCCATTGCCATCGCGCGAGAAGCAGGCATCCGGGGGCTTGTTGACGTGTTCCGGCTTACCAATCTCAAATGGGCTTGGGACAAGCGCCCAGACATTGGCCACCTCGTGTACGAGCAGTATCACAAGAAGGTCAAAGTCGGGTACACTGCCATGCACTACTCGCGCCCGTTCCCCGCCTGGTTCAAGCTGCTCAAGGCTCTGGTTCCCCAGCACTGCACCGCCTACCCCAAGCGCAACCACTACTGGACCAAGCAAACGTTCGCCATGCTCCCTCCTGAAGTTCACGAGCGTTGGGAACAGTTCTTCATCCGGGATGAACCCTTTGCCTTCCACCTCGGCAAGGTCACTTACAATCCGCACAAATCGGATGCAGCTCTCCTCGCCGAGGTCTTGAGCAAACAATTCGGTCTCGAATTTGAAGTCGCGAGCGAGCCACAGGCCAAAAAGCTTGAGTTGTCTAAGGTCGGGTGA
- a CDS encoding serine/threonine protein kinase has product MAGRYKFLEELGKGGAGAVFKAYDTQLDRYVAIKRLFTKAEMEQSDADSGGLRKEAGSLATLQHPNIVSIFDLSSDDEGFFMVMELVEGETLADWIANGPMNLGDFQELASQTMEAVLAAHSLSLLHRDLKPENIKVQRLPGGRIQIKVLDFGLARLSYGAKKMTEDQLGNIMGSIYYMAPEQFLRKPLDGRADLYALGCVYYQALCGHRPYTDATVQGIMNMHLEHRVHPLKTLAPRLPDPICDWVMWLINLEPNDRPANASEALRTLRDLASVGWFSETPVAVAEAIPMAVPIGGGAVTGPLRGSTTQSMARPPTGSVSQRLTANVPKRTTGLQPRRPGVNPPGPGAPGSFSNAPTVVAARKPKTDVEDAGGGVPKWVYPLAGLAVIGLIWGVWPKGKPENPAKSPTKVQSGSTTSTPSAPAPAATLPSRPADFIAPGSILHYRAGEKMEAFGAPGKPAVPNSQIKSWGDLQSQSGEGPMETFDGQAAYAPTLVFDKPAGLKAGLNVLRFATGQGMMHSMPPGTPHSRNYPFAEGGANKGVTLIMLVRPAISGKEARCFRLRTEDNKNYINVRAYHNNEWRLGVRAGNTSREAKVTNRSTKQYSLVGVTWDTAVNKAVINVRSEDGTKGRAEVDTPKDTVGVLNDLRIGDFTNDTANPVAAEDNFSGDVVELVVWPFAMGWEDRTAQEMKFMQYYFVNPGPRY; this is encoded by the coding sequence ATGGCTGGACGGTATAAATTCCTCGAAGAGCTCGGCAAAGGCGGGGCGGGTGCGGTGTTCAAAGCGTATGACACCCAGCTCGATCGCTATGTCGCGATTAAACGTCTCTTCACGAAGGCGGAGATGGAGCAATCCGACGCCGATTCAGGCGGTCTGCGCAAGGAGGCGGGATCGCTCGCCACGCTGCAACACCCAAACATCGTCTCCATCTTCGACCTCAGCAGTGATGACGAGGGCTTTTTCATGGTCATGGAGCTCGTCGAAGGCGAGACCCTGGCCGACTGGATTGCCAACGGGCCGATGAACTTGGGCGATTTCCAGGAACTGGCCTCCCAGACCATGGAGGCCGTGCTGGCCGCCCACAGCCTCAGCCTGCTCCACCGTGACCTTAAACCGGAGAACATCAAGGTACAGCGCCTGCCGGGCGGTCGCATCCAGATCAAGGTGCTGGACTTCGGCCTGGCCCGTCTTTCTTACGGGGCCAAGAAGATGACGGAGGACCAACTGGGCAACATCATGGGGTCCATCTACTACATGGCTCCCGAGCAGTTCCTGCGCAAGCCGCTGGATGGTCGCGCCGATCTGTACGCCCTGGGTTGCGTGTATTATCAGGCACTCTGTGGCCACCGCCCCTACACCGACGCCACCGTTCAGGGGATCATGAACATGCACCTGGAACACCGGGTGCATCCTCTAAAAACGCTGGCTCCACGCCTGCCGGACCCGATCTGTGACTGGGTGATGTGGCTGATCAACCTCGAACCCAATGACCGGCCGGCCAATGCGTCGGAGGCCCTCAGAACCTTGCGGGATCTTGCTTCTGTTGGTTGGTTCAGTGAAACTCCCGTCGCGGTGGCCGAGGCCATTCCCATGGCCGTCCCCATAGGCGGAGGTGCCGTAACCGGGCCACTGCGTGGCTCCACCACGCAGAGCATGGCCCGTCCGCCCACGGGGAGCGTTTCCCAGAGGCTCACTGCGAATGTGCCCAAGCGCACCACCGGCCTGCAACCCCGGCGTCCGGGGGTGAACCCTCCCGGACCAGGTGCCCCAGGTTCGTTCTCCAACGCTCCCACCGTCGTTGCCGCCCGCAAGCCCAAGACGGATGTCGAAGATGCAGGTGGCGGCGTGCCCAAGTGGGTGTATCCGCTGGCCGGTCTCGCTGTCATCGGCCTCATCTGGGGCGTCTGGCCAAAAGGCAAGCCTGAGAATCCGGCCAAGTCCCCGACCAAGGTGCAGTCTGGCTCCACCACCAGCACCCCCTCTGCGCCCGCGCCAGCAGCCACCCTGCCTTCGCGACCCGCAGATTTCATCGCTCCTGGCAGCATTCTCCATTATCGGGCTGGTGAGAAGATGGAGGCCTTCGGTGCGCCTGGAAAGCCCGCTGTCCCGAATTCCCAAATCAAATCCTGGGGAGACCTGCAGTCTCAGAGTGGAGAGGGCCCCATGGAGACTTTTGACGGACAAGCCGCCTACGCCCCCACCCTGGTCTTTGACAAGCCCGCCGGACTGAAGGCTGGCTTGAACGTGCTTCGCTTCGCCACTGGCCAGGGCATGATGCATAGCATGCCCCCAGGGACGCCCCACAGTCGCAACTATCCTTTTGCTGAAGGTGGAGCCAATAAAGGCGTCACCCTCATCATGCTGGTGCGCCCCGCCATCTCCGGCAAAGAAGCCCGGTGCTTCCGCCTCCGTACCGAGGACAACAAGAACTACATCAACGTCCGCGCCTACCACAACAATGAATGGCGCCTGGGGGTTCGTGCGGGCAACACCAGCCGCGAAGCCAAGGTGACCAACCGTAGCACGAAGCAATACAGCCTCGTGGGGGTTACTTGGGACACCGCTGTCAACAAGGCCGTCATCAATGTGAGATCCGAAGACGGCACCAAGGGACGTGCCGAAGTGGATACTCCAAAGGACACGGTAGGGGTGCTCAATGATCTGCGGATTGGAGACTTCACCAATGACACCGCAAACCCGGTGGCTGCGGAGGACAATTTTTCAGGAGATGTCGTGGAGCTGGTCGTGTGGCCTTTCGCCATGGGTTGGGAAGACCGCACCGCCCAGGAGATGAAGTTCATGCAGTATTACTTCGTGAACCCCGGTCCCCGGTATTGA
- a CDS encoding PmoA family protein: MRATLPLLSFSALCGLMTVLGAPDEKPPLPDAKPIPLVQVTPLPDYQASFTFRGHELTRFRFDPAAKRPFWYPAQTSLAPSVIRMGHPHDPISHRHHYGIWMTHNIVSGINFWDDEHGKGKGSIQHQKVLGYWDGDESAMMMTLNHWVSEEDGEVLLIEKRHMEVRPVPDASSWLLIVDSEFLAPNGQTTTFEGSGFGLMSARMARSIGVHDGGGRILNSEGQVNEEQVFRKPARWCDYSGRLTVDGFAGITLMNHPGNPNHPTAYHVRNDGWMCNALSLEKPVAVGDASPLHVRHGLWVHEGVPDQRRCESVWADFVKMSLPDMNKKP; the protein is encoded by the coding sequence ATGCGCGCCACACTTCCTCTTCTCTCCTTCAGCGCACTCTGCGGTCTGATGACGGTTCTGGGTGCCCCCGATGAGAAGCCACCGCTCCCCGACGCCAAGCCCATCCCGCTGGTACAGGTGACGCCGCTGCCAGACTACCAGGCATCGTTCACCTTTCGTGGTCATGAACTGACCCGGTTCCGGTTTGATCCGGCTGCGAAACGTCCTTTCTGGTATCCCGCGCAGACTTCCCTGGCTCCCTCTGTGATTCGCATGGGGCATCCGCATGACCCCATCAGCCACCGTCACCACTACGGCATCTGGATGACGCACAATATCGTCAGCGGCATCAACTTCTGGGATGACGAGCACGGCAAAGGCAAGGGCAGCATTCAGCACCAAAAGGTCCTGGGTTACTGGGATGGCGATGAATCCGCCATGATGATGACCCTGAACCACTGGGTGAGCGAGGAGGACGGAGAGGTTCTGCTCATTGAAAAACGCCACATGGAAGTCCGCCCGGTGCCCGACGCCAGTTCCTGGCTGCTCATTGTGGACAGTGAATTCCTCGCTCCCAATGGGCAAACCACCACCTTTGAAGGCAGCGGCTTCGGCCTCATGAGTGCCCGCATGGCCAGGTCCATCGGTGTGCATGACGGCGGCGGGCGCATCCTCAACTCCGAAGGCCAGGTAAATGAGGAGCAGGTTTTCCGCAAACCCGCCCGCTGGTGCGACTACAGCGGCCGCCTCACGGTGGACGGCTTCGCCGGCATCACCCTGATGAACCATCCGGGCAATCCAAATCATCCAACCGCCTACCATGTGAGGAACGATGGTTGGATGTGCAACGCCCTGTCTCTTGAAAAGCCAGTCGCAGTAGGAGATGCCTCTCCGCTGCACGTGCGCCATGGACTTTGGGTCCATGAGGGCGTCCCAGATCAGCGTCGCTGTGAGTCCGTGTGGGCCGACTTTGTCAAAATGTCGCTCCCGGATATGAACAAGAAGCCCTAA